From the Acinetobacter wanghuae genome, one window contains:
- the rplU gene encoding 50S ribosomal protein L21 — MYAVIQSGGKQHRVVEGETLKVELLKAETGSTITFDDVLMLVNGESIQIGAPVVAGATVTAEVVSHGRHDKIRIIKMRRRKHYRKQQGHRQWFTELKITAISG, encoded by the coding sequence ATGTACGCAGTAATCCAAAGCGGTGGTAAACAACACCGTGTAGTTGAGGGTGAAACCCTTAAAGTAGAATTATTGAAAGCTGAAACTGGCTCAACAATTACGTTTGATGACGTGTTGATGCTTGTTAACGGTGAAAGCATTCAAATCGGTGCTCCAGTTGTTGCTGGTGCTACTGTAACTGCTGAAGTAGTTAGCCATGGTCGTCACGACAAAATCCGCATCATCAAAATGCGTCGTCGTAAACACTATCGTAAACAACAAGGTCACCGTCAATGGTTCACTGAGTTGAAAATTACAGCTATTTCAGGCTAA
- the sdsA gene encoding All-trans-nonaprenyl-diphosphate synthase, with translation MTIDFKQDILAPVAHDFAAMDTFINEGITSKVALVMAVSKHVVEAGGKRMRPIMCLLAAKACGADDLERHRKLAAIIEMLHTATLVHDDVVDESNLRRGRPTANATWNNQTAVLVGDFLISRAFDLLVDLDSKVLLKDFSTGTCEIAEGEVLQLQAQHQPDTTEETYLSIIHGKTSRLFELATEGAAILSGTEQYREPLRLFAGHFGNAFQIIDDILDYTSDADTLGKNIGDDLMEGKPTLPLIAAMKNTSGTDFDLVRKSIATGGTEHLSDVIRIVNASGALDYCRQRATEETEAAIAAVNQLPDSEYRQALINLAKLALHRIQ, from the coding sequence ATGACCATCGACTTTAAGCAAGATATTCTCGCGCCTGTTGCTCACGACTTTGCTGCGATGGACACATTTATTAACGAAGGTATCACCTCAAAAGTGGCATTGGTGATGGCAGTCAGTAAACATGTGGTCGAAGCTGGCGGTAAACGTATGCGCCCAATTATGTGCTTACTTGCGGCAAAAGCTTGTGGTGCAGATGATTTAGAACGTCATCGTAAGCTTGCAGCGATTATTGAAATGCTGCATACCGCAACATTGGTCCATGATGATGTGGTCGATGAATCGAATTTACGCCGTGGTCGTCCTACAGCGAATGCAACGTGGAATAATCAAACTGCTGTTTTGGTCGGCGATTTCCTCATTTCACGTGCCTTCGATTTACTGGTCGATCTCGACAGTAAAGTATTACTGAAAGATTTCTCGACTGGTACGTGTGAGATTGCGGAAGGTGAAGTCTTACAATTGCAAGCGCAACATCAACCGGACACGACTGAAGAAACCTATTTAAGTATTATTCATGGTAAGACTTCTCGCCTATTTGAATTGGCGACTGAAGGCGCTGCTATTTTATCTGGCACTGAACAATATCGTGAACCGCTGCGTTTATTTGCCGGTCACTTTGGTAATGCCTTCCAAATTATTGATGACATTTTAGATTACACCTCGGATGCAGACACCTTAGGTAAAAATATTGGCGATGATTTAATGGAAGGTAAACCGACCTTGCCTTTAATCGCAGCCATGAAAAACACTTCAGGCACTGACTTTGATTTGGTACGTAAAAGTATTGCCACTGGCGGCACTGAACATTTAAGTGATGTGATTCGTATTGTAAATGCATCAGGTGCTTTGGATTATTGCCGTCAACGTGCGACCGAAGAAACTGAAGCAGCAATTGCTGCCGTGAACCAACTTCCAGATTCAGAATATCGCCAAGCGCTCATTAATTTGGCTAAACTTGCCCTTCATCGTATTCAATAA